ATTTCGCGGCGGCTGCGAACCGATACGCCCCCTTGCTCGACCTCCCTGTCACCGATGACAAAGATGATCGGCAGCTTATCAAGCTCCATCCGGCGTATCTTCGTGCGCATCTGATCGTCAGATGTGTCGGCATTGACACGCAAGCCGAGCGATTTAAGCTTTTTGGATAATTTCACCGCATAGTCATTGTGGCTTTCCCGTATCGGAACGATGCCGATCTGAAC
This DNA window, taken from Bacillota bacterium, encodes the following:
- a CDS encoding His/Gly/Thr/Pro-type tRNA ligase C-terminal domain-containing protein yields the protein SEGKSRTPMMVHRALFGSLERFFAMLIEHYAGEFPFWLAPVQIGIVPIRESHNDYAVKLSKKLKSLGLRVNADTSDDQMRTKIRRMELDKLPIIFVIGDREVEQGGVSVRSRREIGDSGKGNLGFMSLEAFMDFIEPEINKGMPQYLDE